The Cupriavidus nantongensis genome has a segment encoding these proteins:
- a CDS encoding helix-turn-helix transcriptional regulator: MTKAMIQTARVAGNSPDQIHTALSQLYPGVAVHTASPALEFELQQHQFGELAVIRLSTSTAIQLDLVQRLDGYLLLTAAQGAGLETGKTPAAPLSPMPPSFVLDMQQVGVWRWQPGSYDMVMIDGARLHNRLRHLLERPLVQRVKFHPSIPADAPALQLARALAGAAPGLRRDDARMRACATELALSLADALAYAVLDDIPHNYSLQLEQRHAGPSPRHVKRAIDYIHANARAVLALDDIARAARVSVRTLQAGFARFQGCSPMQYAKRVRLEGVYSALRGGELEHSVAQVARQWGFSHLGQFAHDYRLAFGETPSETRRTRQSASNDEAFASRGGMPG; encoded by the coding sequence ATGACCAAAGCCATGATCCAGACCGCGCGCGTCGCGGGGAACAGCCCGGACCAGATCCACACGGCGCTGTCGCAGCTCTATCCCGGGGTTGCAGTGCATACGGCGTCGCCCGCGCTGGAGTTCGAGTTGCAGCAGCACCAGTTCGGCGAACTGGCGGTGATCCGGCTTTCGACCTCCACGGCGATCCAGCTCGACCTGGTGCAGCGCCTTGACGGCTACCTGCTGCTGACCGCCGCGCAAGGCGCCGGCCTCGAGACCGGCAAGACGCCGGCCGCACCGCTGTCGCCCATGCCGCCATCCTTTGTGCTCGACATGCAGCAGGTCGGGGTCTGGCGCTGGCAGCCGGGCAGCTACGACATGGTCATGATCGACGGGGCGCGCCTGCACAACCGGTTGCGGCACCTGCTGGAACGACCGCTGGTGCAGCGCGTGAAATTCCACCCGTCGATCCCGGCCGATGCCCCGGCGCTGCAGCTGGCGCGGGCACTGGCCGGCGCCGCGCCTGGCTTGCGGCGCGATGATGCGCGCATGCGCGCGTGCGCGACCGAGCTGGCGCTGAGCCTGGCCGATGCCCTCGCCTACGCCGTGCTGGACGATATCCCGCACAACTACTCGCTGCAGCTGGAGCAGCGCCACGCGGGCCCTTCGCCGCGCCACGTCAAGCGCGCGATCGACTATATCCATGCCAATGCCCGCGCCGTGCTGGCGCTGGACGACATCGCCCGCGCGGCGCGCGTCAGCGTGCGCACGCTGCAGGCCGGGTTCGCGCGCTTCCAAGGCTGCTCGCCGATGCAGTATGCCAAGCGCGTGCGACTGGAGGGCGTCTACAGCGCCCTGCGCGGCGGCGAACTCGAGCATTCGGTGGCGCAGGTCGCGCGGCAATGGGGCTTCAGCCACCTCGGCCAGTTCGCCCATGACTACCGCCTCGCCTTCGGCGAAACACCGTCGGAAACGCGGCGCACGCGCCAGAGCGCGTCGAACGACGAGGCCTTCGCCAGCCGCGGCGGCATGCCCGGCTGA
- a CDS encoding Ig-like domain-containing protein — MASSGVLLNHTDVPVAPGTRTVASPDGPANFLIAAQRDSVANFAREGNDLLLTMRDGSTLRIQGFFTNGAQYNNLVFVQEDGQWLADFSQALGTQGDGVAEAAMLFEPIGDSTSTALLLGLLGAAAGAGIIAAAASGGGGDGGGASGGTSGSNTPLATPKVAPTNGTMLSGTAPAGSSVGIDFTGDGKADATVTADAAGNWTYTPPQRLADGTVVSVTASDASGNTSAPATVTVDGAAPAAPTIDAVSNDAGTAIVAGGSTSDTTPTLSGNAEAGSTVSIYNGTTLLGTALADANGRWTFTPPSGLADGNHALTVTATDAVGNTGPASAPFLLTVDTAAPAAPTITPTDGSVIAGTAEPGSTIHIDLNGDGAPDATVTANDSGNWTYTPSPALADGAMVSVTATDAAGNTSTPATATIDASAPAAPVIGSVTDDATPSTGPLADGDSTNDATPTLSGTAEAGSTISIYNGTTLVGTTTADATTGAWTFTPTSPLPDGAVSLTITATDAAGNTSAPSTAFTLTLDATPPAIPAITGATDDNPVSTPLASGDSTNDSTPTLSGTADAGSTISIYNGATLIGTTTADATTGVWSFTPTSPLPDGPVSLTATATDAAGNTSAPTAAFNLTVDTAAPADPVITQASGTTISGTAEAGSTVDIDLDGDGTPDATVTADATTGAWTYSPGTPLPDGTGISVTATDAAGNTSAPATATVDATPPAIPTITGATDDNPVSTPLASGDSTNDGTPTLTGTADAGSTISIFNGATLIGTTVADATTGAWSFTPTTPLIDGPYALTATATDAAGNTSAPTAAFNLTVDTAAPADPVITQANGTTISGTAEAGSSIGIDVDGDGTPDATVTADATTGVWTYTPGTPLPDGTAISVTATDAAGNTSAPATATVDATPPAIPAITGATDDNPVSTPLASGDSTNDSTPTLSGTADAGSTISIYNGATLIGTTVADATTGVWSFTPTTPLTDGPVSLTATATDAAGNVSAPTAAFNLTVDTAAPADPVITQASGTTISGTAEAGSTVDIDLDGDGTPDATVTADATTGAWTYSPGTPLPDGTGISVTATDAAGNTSAPATATVDATPPAIPAITGATDDNPVSTPLASGDSTNDSTPTLSGTADAGSTISIYNGATLIGTTVADATTGVWSFTPTTPLTDGPYALTATATDAAGNTSAPTAAFNLTVDTAAPADPIITVANGTTLSGTAEAGSTVNIDLDGDGNPEGTVTADATTGEWTYSPAGGLPDGVVASVTASDAAGNTSAPATVTIDATPPAVPLITSVTDDNPVATPLNSGDSTNDSTPTLSGTADAGSTISIFNGATLIGTTVADATTGAWTFIPTTPLTDGPYALTATATDAAGNISAPTAAFNLTVDTVAPTATVAVTALTDDTGATGDWITADTTPVVSGTLSAALAPNERLEVSIDGGATWTDAVVTGNTWQWFPTGQLADGTYTITTHVTDSAGNIGAVTTQNFTVAQQAAPEAAVNEAGGLLGIADANLLGLIDLSAQQFFTASDYNENINSVVIRYGSVLGLGMQQLDASTALAAELGLTFNVVNDPGTLFIGPTSTLTISAVGGGPIDNLSLNELLGSITLEGGLLGVSVSLLDAMTITATDTTGLSTTSTGSQLVSAGVLTDLLGATQSSAIIEGDASGNTLTGSTGNDRLYGYGGDDTINAGAGNDLVRGGAGNDILNGEAGNDVIIGGAGNDTMSGGAGTDVFLWEARGTDGTGGNGTDMITDFTVGTAPGQAGNDVLDVSALLDYAADANGPAHYQNGVATIDAGDNIGQYLSATQQGADTVITIDRDGAGTDYSAQTLVTLNNVTTNLETLLANQQILV, encoded by the coding sequence ATGGCTTCGTCAGGCGTTCTGCTCAACCACACGGATGTTCCTGTCGCCCCCGGCACCCGCACCGTTGCTTCACCTGACGGCCCCGCCAACTTCCTGATCGCGGCGCAGCGCGACAGCGTCGCCAACTTCGCGCGCGAAGGCAACGACCTGCTGCTGACGATGCGGGACGGCAGCACGCTGCGCATCCAGGGCTTCTTCACCAACGGTGCCCAGTACAACAACCTGGTGTTCGTGCAGGAAGACGGCCAATGGCTGGCCGACTTCAGCCAGGCGCTGGGCACGCAGGGCGATGGCGTGGCCGAGGCGGCCATGTTGTTCGAGCCGATCGGCGACAGCACTTCCACGGCCTTGCTGTTGGGTCTGCTGGGCGCCGCGGCCGGTGCCGGCATCATCGCGGCCGCTGCCAGCGGTGGCGGCGGGGATGGCGGCGGCGCGTCCGGCGGCACCTCCGGCAGCAACACCCCGCTGGCCACGCCCAAGGTCGCACCCACCAACGGCACCATGCTGTCCGGCACGGCCCCGGCCGGCAGCTCGGTCGGCATCGACTTCACCGGTGACGGCAAGGCCGACGCCACCGTCACCGCCGATGCCGCGGGCAACTGGACCTACACGCCGCCCCAGCGCCTCGCCGACGGTACCGTCGTTAGCGTGACCGCCTCCGACGCCTCCGGCAACACCAGCGCGCCGGCCACGGTAACCGTCGACGGCGCGGCCCCGGCAGCGCCCACGATCGACGCCGTCAGCAACGATGCTGGCACGGCGATCGTTGCGGGGGGTAGCACCAGCGACACCACGCCCACGCTGTCCGGCAACGCCGAGGCCGGCAGCACCGTCAGCATCTACAACGGCACCACCCTGCTTGGCACCGCCCTCGCCGACGCGAACGGCCGCTGGACCTTCACGCCGCCGTCGGGCCTGGCCGACGGCAACCATGCGCTGACGGTCACCGCCACCGACGCGGTCGGCAACACCGGCCCGGCGAGCGCGCCGTTCCTGCTGACGGTCGATACCGCGGCGCCCGCGGCGCCCACGATCACGCCCACCGACGGCAGCGTCATCGCCGGCACCGCGGAGCCCGGCAGCACCATCCATATCGACCTGAACGGCGACGGCGCGCCCGATGCCACCGTCACCGCCAACGACAGCGGCAACTGGACCTACACCCCCTCGCCGGCACTGGCCGATGGTGCCATGGTCAGCGTCACCGCGACCGACGCCGCCGGCAATACCAGTACGCCAGCCACCGCCACCATCGATGCCAGCGCACCGGCCGCGCCGGTGATTGGCAGCGTCACGGACGACGCCACCCCGTCGACCGGCCCCCTCGCCGACGGCGACAGCACCAACGACGCCACCCCGACGCTTTCCGGCACCGCCGAAGCCGGCAGCACCATCAGCATCTACAACGGCACCACGCTGGTCGGCACCACCACCGCCGACGCCACCACCGGCGCCTGGACCTTCACGCCCACGTCACCGCTGCCCGACGGCGCCGTGAGCCTGACCATCACCGCTACCGACGCGGCGGGCAACACCAGCGCACCGAGCACCGCCTTCACGCTGACGCTGGATGCCACGCCCCCTGCGATCCCGGCCATCACCGGCGCGACCGATGACAACCCGGTCAGCACCCCACTGGCTTCCGGCGACAGCACCAACGATTCCACGCCGACGCTTTCCGGCACCGCCGATGCCGGCAGCACCATCAGCATCTACAACGGCGCCACGCTGATCGGCACCACCACCGCTGACGCGACCACCGGCGTGTGGAGCTTCACGCCAACCTCGCCGCTGCCCGACGGCCCTGTGAGCCTGACCGCCACCGCAACCGATGCGGCGGGCAACACCAGCGCGCCAACCGCTGCCTTTAATCTGACGGTCGATACGGCTGCACCCGCTGACCCGGTCATCACGCAGGCCAGCGGCACCACGATCTCCGGCACCGCCGAAGCCGGTAGCACAGTCGATATCGACCTCGATGGCGATGGCACGCCCGACGCTACGGTGACGGCCGACGCCACGACCGGCGCGTGGACCTATTCGCCAGGCACGCCGCTGCCTGACGGCACGGGCATCAGCGTCACTGCCACCGACGCCGCCGGCAATACCAGCGCGCCGGCCACCGCCACGGTCGACGCCACGCCGCCCGCGATCCCGACCATCACCGGCGCGACCGATGACAACCCGGTCAGCACCCCATTGGCTTCCGGCGACAGCACCAACGACGGCACGCCTACCCTGACGGGCACCGCCGATGCCGGCAGCACTATCAGCATCTTCAACGGCGCCACGCTGATCGGCACCACCGTTGCCGACGCCACCACCGGCGCATGGAGCTTCACCCCAACCACGCCGCTGATCGACGGTCCTTATGCGCTGACCGCTACCGCCACCGATGCGGCGGGCAACACCAGCGCGCCGACCGCTGCCTTTAATCTGACGGTCGATACGGCAGCACCCGCTGACCCGGTCATCACGCAGGCCAACGGCACCACGATCTCGGGCACCGCAGAAGCCGGCAGCTCGATCGGTATCGACGTCGATGGCGATGGCACACCCGACGCAACGGTGACGGCCGACGCCACCACTGGTGTCTGGACTTACACTCCCGGCACGCCGCTGCCCGATGGCACGGCAATCAGCGTCACCGCCACCGACGCCGCCGGCAACACCAGCGCGCCGGCCACCGCGACGGTCGACGCCACGCCGCCGGCGATCCCGGCCATCACCGGCGCGACCGACGACAACCCGGTCAGCACCCCACTGGCTTCTGGCGACAGCACCAACGATTCCACGCCGACGCTTTCCGGCACCGCTGATGCCGGCAGCACCATCAGCATCTACAACGGTGCCACGCTGATCGGCACCACCGTTGCTGATGCCACCACCGGCGTGTGGAGCTTCACGCCGACCACGCCGCTGACCGATGGCCCTGTGAGCCTGACTGCCACCGCGACCGATGCGGCAGGCAACGTCAGTGCGCCGACTGCTGCCTTTAATCTGACGGTCGATACGGCTGCACCCGCTGACCCGGTCATCACGCAGGCAAGCGGCACCACGATCTCCGGCACCGCCGAAGCCGGTAGCACCGTTGATATCGACCTCGATGGCGATGGCACGCCCGACGCTACGGTGACGGCCGACGCCACGACCGGCGCGTGGACCTATTCACCAGGCACACCACTGCCCGATGGCACCGGAATCAGCGTTACCGCCACCGATGCCGCTGGCAATACCAGCGCGCCGGCCACCGCTACGGTCGACGCCACGCCGCCCGCGATCCCGGCCATCACTGGCGCAACCGACGACAACCCCGTCAGCACCCCGCTGGCTTCCGGCGACAGCACCAACGATTCCACGCCGACGCTTTCCGGCACCGCCGATGCCGGCAGCACCATCAGCATCTACAACGGCGCCACGCTGATCGGCACCACCGTTGCTGATGCCACCACCGGCGTGTGGAGCTTCACGCCGACCACGCCGCTGACCGATGGCCCGTATGCGCTGACCGCCACCGCAACCGATGCGGCCGGCAACACCAGCGCACCGACCGCCGCCTTCAACCTGACGGTGGATACGGCAGCACCCGCTGACCCGATCATCACCGTTGCCAACGGCACTACCCTGTCCGGCACCGCCGAAGCCGGCAGCACCGTCAATATCGACCTCGATGGCGATGGCAACCCGGAGGGCACGGTCACCGCCGATGCCACCACCGGCGAGTGGACCTACTCGCCCGCCGGCGGACTTCCCGATGGCGTGGTCGCCAGCGTCACCGCCAGCGATGCCGCAGGCAATACCAGCGCTCCTGCAACGGTAACCATCGATGCCACCCCGCCGGCGGTTCCGCTGATCACCAGCGTCACCGACGACAATCCGGTCGCCACCCCGCTGAATTCGGGCGACAGCACCAACGACAGCACGCCGACCCTCAGCGGTACTGCCGATGCCGGCAGCACCATCAGCATCTTCAACGGCGCCACGCTGATCGGCACCACCGTCGCCGATGCCACCACCGGCGCGTGGACCTTCATCCCAACCACGCCGCTGACCGACGGCCCCTATGCACTGACTGCTACCGCGACCGATGCTGCCGGCAACATCAGCGCGCCGACCGCCGCCTTCAACCTGACGGTCGATACGGTCGCACCGACCGCCACGGTGGCCGTCACGGCGCTTACCGACGACACCGGTGCCACCGGCGACTGGATCACCGCCGACACCACGCCCGTCGTCAGCGGCACGCTCAGCGCGGCGCTGGCCCCCAACGAGAGGCTGGAAGTCAGCATCGACGGCGGCGCCACCTGGACCGATGCCGTGGTCACCGGCAACACGTGGCAATGGTTCCCCACCGGCCAGCTCGCGGACGGCACCTATACGATCACTACCCACGTGACCGACAGCGCCGGCAATATCGGCGCGGTCACCACCCAGAACTTCACGGTTGCGCAGCAGGCGGCGCCCGAGGCTGCCGTGAATGAAGCCGGCGGCTTGCTCGGCATTGCCGATGCCAACCTGCTGGGGCTGATCGACCTGAGCGCGCAGCAGTTCTTCACCGCCAGCGACTACAACGAGAACATCAACAGTGTAGTTATCCGGTACGGCAGCGTGTTGGGACTGGGAATGCAACAGCTGGACGCAAGCACGGCGCTGGCGGCGGAACTTGGACTGACCTTCAACGTGGTCAACGATCCGGGTACCCTGTTCATCGGCCCCACGTCCACGTTGACGATCTCCGCCGTCGGCGGCGGCCCGATCGACAACCTCAGCCTGAACGAACTGCTTGGTTCGATCACGCTGGAAGGCGGCCTGCTCGGCGTCAGCGTGAGCCTGCTCGACGCCATGACGATCACCGCGACCGACACCACGGGGCTGAGCACCACGTCCACCGGGAGCCAGCTGGTCAGCGCCGGCGTGCTGACCGACCTGCTCGGCGCAACCCAGTCGTCGGCGATCATCGAAGGCGATGCCAGCGGCAATACGCTCACGGGCAGCACTGGCAACGACCGGCTCTACGGCTACGGCGGCGACGACACCATCAATGCCGGCGCCGGCAACGACCTGGTACGCGGCGGTGCGGGCAACGACATCCTGAATGGCGAGGCCGGCAATGACGTGATCATCGGCGGCGCCGGCAACGACACCATGAGCGGCGGCGCTGGCACCGACGTGTTCCTGTGGGAGGCCCGCGGCACCGACGGCACCGGCGGCAACGGCACCGACATGATTACGGACTTCACCGTGGGCACCGCGCCGGGGCAGGCCGGCAACGACGTGCTGGATGTTTCCGCGCTGCTGGATTACGCCGCCGACGCCAACGGCCCCGCCCACTACCAGAATGGCGTGGCCACCATCGACGCGGGCGACAACATCGGCCAGTACCTCAGTGCCACGCAGCAGGGCGCCGACACCGTGATCACCATCGACCGCGATGGCGCCGGCACGGACTACAGCGCACAGACGCTGGTGACGCTGAACAACGTGACCACCAACCTGGAGACCTTGCTGGCCAACCAACAGATCCTGGTCTGA
- a CDS encoding TolC family protein: MFTVRLTLDAGASAGPGFGLFWFPGFTASRAAKPLLGTLLATLLAAMSMARPAGAAPVPALAATATLPTAPASNAAASNGVPAALRIPLAGMALHEAVGIAISRHPDIGRANAVVAQSEAEIAVARSAWYPKLEYGVRPGYGGSFGSGGNDMGARASVGVSQLLYDFGRTASKISAADASLVQRRHELSDTVEQIAYNTASIYIELAASQAVMAAAQRQLETLAVTRDKIGQRVRAGLSVSSDGTMADVAIQRARTETLRARTRFDVAASRLAELIGVRPERVAELTRTEDEVRGLGDEGDDIEHTPKVLAAAAAAEAAHARVTLAEAERFPSVSVGVSRSVSTGRANANDDTWIGVAIAGDFSLGGLNRHRIDAARAGQRAAQQALDNERLLARTTLHSAATEAAGAAARTQSYAQMIALLRASRDLYWQEYILNKRTLTDVLNPEREIFLAEQEWIGAVADGMLARIKAHAATGRFVALLREHDSASHP; encoded by the coding sequence TTGTTCACAGTCAGACTGACCCTTGACGCCGGCGCGAGCGCCGGCCCCGGCTTCGGCCTCTTCTGGTTTCCTGGTTTCACCGCCTCGCGCGCGGCAAAACCGCTCCTGGGCACACTGCTCGCGACGCTGCTCGCGGCCATGTCGATGGCCAGGCCGGCGGGTGCGGCGCCGGTGCCAGCGCTTGCCGCCACGGCTACGCTGCCCACCGCGCCGGCGTCGAATGCGGCCGCATCGAATGGTGTGCCGGCGGCTTTGCGCATCCCGCTGGCGGGCATGGCGCTGCACGAGGCCGTCGGCATCGCCATCTCGCGGCATCCCGATATCGGGCGCGCCAACGCGGTGGTGGCGCAGAGCGAGGCTGAGATAGCGGTGGCGCGTTCGGCCTGGTACCCCAAGCTCGAATATGGCGTGCGCCCCGGCTATGGCGGCAGCTTCGGCAGCGGCGGCAACGACATGGGCGCGCGCGCATCGGTGGGCGTGAGCCAGCTGCTGTACGACTTCGGCCGCACCGCCAGCAAGATCTCCGCCGCGGACGCCTCGCTGGTACAGCGCCGCCATGAGCTGTCCGACACGGTCGAGCAGATCGCCTACAACACCGCCTCGATCTATATCGAGCTGGCCGCCAGCCAGGCGGTAATGGCGGCCGCGCAGCGCCAGCTCGAAACGCTGGCGGTCACGCGCGACAAGATCGGCCAGCGCGTGCGTGCGGGGCTGTCGGTCAGTTCGGACGGCACCATGGCCGACGTGGCGATCCAGCGCGCCCGCACCGAGACGTTGCGCGCGCGCACCCGTTTCGACGTGGCCGCGTCGCGCCTGGCCGAGCTGATCGGCGTGCGGCCCGAGCGCGTGGCCGAACTGACGCGCACCGAAGACGAGGTCCGCGGCCTGGGCGACGAGGGCGACGACATCGAGCACACCCCCAAGGTGCTGGCCGCCGCGGCGGCGGCCGAGGCCGCGCACGCGCGCGTGACGCTGGCCGAGGCCGAGCGCTTCCCGTCGGTCAGCGTAGGCGTCAGCCGCTCGGTGTCGACCGGGCGCGCCAATGCCAACGACGATACCTGGATTGGCGTGGCCATTGCCGGCGACTTCTCGCTGGGCGGGCTCAACCGGCACCGCATCGACGCCGCCCGCGCCGGCCAGCGCGCGGCCCAGCAGGCGCTGGACAATGAACGGCTGCTGGCCCGCACCACGCTGCATTCCGCCGCCACCGAGGCGGCCGGCGCTGCGGCGCGCACGCAAAGCTATGCGCAGATGATCGCGCTGCTGCGCGCTTCGCGCGACCTGTACTGGCAGGAATACATCCTCAACAAGCGGACCCTGACCGACGTGCTCAATCCCGAGCGCGAGATCTTCCTGGCCGAACAGGAGTGGATCGGCGCGGTCGCCGACGGCATGCTGGCGCGCATCAAGGCGCACGCCGCCACCGGCAGGTTCGTGGCCTTGCTGCGGGAGCACGACAGTGCAAGCCACCCTTGA
- a CDS encoding type I secretion system permease/ATPase, translated as MAWAEALLLAARQLGLSPSPELVRGAAAWTDRADAERAVIEMAAAAGLSAQFADLPAAALSPLLLPALVALDGAHIGLLTGIADGKAVLQLPTGAGTIERTPALAALARQDGDGSVRLLLVRERVAPRSGRLDAYLTARPEGWLGSIFTANWRTLVELGAGSLFGNLLAVGTSLFAMQVWDRVVPARSLHTLWVLASGVALALVLELLIRTVRVSIADHFGKQVDQRLSAMFFARVLDIRNDARPRSPGTLVAQLRDLEQLRELLTSSTLGVLIDLPFVAGFLVIIWLLGGWLVLVPLVAIPLLVLPGLVAQIPLARLSQQGMSEAALRNAILMESIYRAEDIKALQAEPRFRKLWDRVNTVNGEIGLKQRFIAGLLLNLSQTVQQLAYVGVLVAGVHGILDGGLSFGAVLACSILTSRTIAPLSQIPAVLGRIQNARVGKQGLDALLTLPLDHDPARDTYHRPALVGRYRFEQVVYGFDPQEKPVLNIPQLQIAPGERIAVLGRVGAGKSTLLRLLGGLATPVQGRILFNDTPLPLIDPADVRRDVGMVMQESSLFYGSLRDNLLVADPLATDEAMLQALRLACADRLLLNQVHGLDLTIRENGVGLSGGQKQALILARTLLRAPNVLLLDEPTASLDEATEQAVIARLRPWLGQRTLVVATHRYAVLALVDRIIVVDNGRIVRDGPKDAVLAALRGKGAQAASAPDAAGG; from the coding sequence TTGGCCTGGGCCGAGGCCCTGCTGCTGGCGGCCCGCCAGCTCGGGCTCTCGCCTTCGCCGGAACTGGTGCGCGGCGCGGCCGCCTGGACTGATCGCGCCGACGCCGAGCGCGCGGTAATCGAGATGGCCGCCGCCGCCGGCTTGTCGGCCCAGTTTGCCGACCTGCCCGCGGCCGCGCTGTCGCCGCTGCTGCTGCCCGCACTGGTGGCGCTGGACGGAGCGCACATCGGCCTGCTGACGGGCATCGCCGACGGCAAGGCGGTGCTGCAGCTGCCCACCGGCGCCGGCACCATCGAGCGCACCCCCGCGCTGGCGGCGCTGGCGCGGCAGGACGGCGACGGCAGCGTGCGCCTGCTGCTGGTGCGCGAACGGGTGGCACCGCGCAGCGGCCGTCTCGACGCCTACCTGACGGCGCGCCCGGAAGGCTGGCTCGGCAGCATCTTCACCGCCAACTGGCGCACGCTGGTGGAGCTGGGCGCGGGCTCGCTGTTCGGCAACCTGCTGGCGGTGGGCACCTCGCTGTTCGCGATGCAGGTGTGGGACCGCGTGGTGCCGGCGCGCTCGCTGCATACGCTGTGGGTGCTGGCCAGCGGCGTGGCGCTGGCGCTGGTGCTGGAGCTGCTGATCCGCACCGTGCGGGTGTCGATCGCCGACCATTTCGGCAAGCAGGTCGACCAGCGGCTGTCGGCAATGTTCTTCGCGCGCGTGCTGGATATCCGCAACGATGCGCGCCCGCGCTCGCCGGGCACGCTGGTGGCGCAGCTGCGCGACCTGGAGCAGCTGCGCGAGCTGCTGACGTCGAGCACGCTCGGCGTACTGATCGACCTGCCCTTCGTCGCCGGCTTCCTGGTCATCATCTGGCTGCTGGGCGGCTGGCTGGTGCTGGTGCCGCTGGTGGCGATTCCGCTGTTGGTGCTGCCCGGGCTGGTGGCGCAGATTCCGCTGGCGCGGCTGTCGCAGCAGGGCATGAGCGAGGCCGCGCTGCGCAACGCGATCCTGATGGAATCGATCTACCGGGCCGAGGACATCAAGGCCCTGCAGGCAGAGCCGCGCTTTCGCAAGCTATGGGACCGGGTCAACACGGTCAACGGCGAGATCGGACTGAAACAGCGCTTTATCGCCGGGCTGCTGCTGAACCTGTCGCAGACGGTGCAGCAGCTGGCCTATGTCGGGGTGCTGGTGGCAGGGGTGCATGGCATCCTGGATGGCGGCCTGTCGTTCGGCGCGGTGCTGGCCTGCTCGATCCTGACCAGCCGCACCATCGCGCCGCTGTCGCAGATCCCGGCGGTGCTGGGGCGCATCCAGAACGCGCGCGTCGGCAAGCAGGGGCTGGACGCGCTGCTGACCCTGCCGCTGGACCACGACCCGGCGCGCGACACGTACCACCGGCCCGCGCTGGTGGGGCGCTATCGCTTCGAGCAGGTGGTGTACGGTTTCGACCCGCAGGAAAAGCCGGTGCTCAACATCCCGCAGCTGCAGATCGCGCCCGGCGAGCGGATCGCGGTGCTGGGCCGCGTTGGCGCCGGCAAGTCCACGCTGCTGCGCCTGCTGGGCGGGCTGGCAACGCCGGTGCAGGGCCGCATCCTGTTCAACGACACGCCCTTGCCGCTGATCGATCCCGCCGACGTGCGCCGCGACGTCGGCATGGTGATGCAGGAATCCAGCCTGTTCTACGGCAGCTTGCGCGACAACCTGCTGGTGGCCGATCCGCTCGCCACCGACGAGGCCATGCTGCAGGCGCTGCGGCTGGCGTGCGCCGACCGGCTGCTGCTGAACCAGGTGCACGGGCTGGACCTGACCATCCGCGAGAACGGCGTGGGCCTGTCCGGCGGGCAGAAGCAGGCGCTGATCCTGGCGCGCACGCTGCTGCGCGCGCCTAACGTACTGCTGCTTGACGAGCCCACCGCATCGCTGGACGAGGCCACCGAGCAGGCCGTGATCGCGCGGCTGCGGCCCTGGCTGGGCCAACGCACGCTGGTGGTGGCCACGCACCGCTACGCGGTGCTGGCGCTGGTCGATCGCATTATCGTCGTCGACAACGGGCGCATCGTGCGCGACGGCCCCAAAGATGCGGTGCTGGCCGCGCTGCGCGGCAAGGGCGCGCAGGCCGCGAGCGCGCCGGATGCGGCAGGAGGCTGA